A region of the Dickeya chrysanthemi NCPPB 402 genome:
GTCGTTGGGCCTGCCCAAGCCGGTTACGCTGCGTAAGGTTATTCTGCCGCAGGCGCTGCGCGTGATTATTCCGCCCTTGACCAGTCAGTACCTAAACGTGGTGAAAAACTCTTCACTGGCCGCCGCAATTGGCTATCCCGATATGGTGTCGCTATTTGCAGGCACGGTGCTGAATCAGACCGGCCAATCGATTGAAACCATCGCCATTACCATGTCGGTTTACCTGATTATCAGCCTGCTGATCTCATTACTGATGAACATCTATAACCGGAAAATCGCCTTAATTGAGCGTTAAAGGAACAGGATGACTATGACGACACACACTCCATCCCATCCGACGCCCATTAACTATGCCATCACCTGGGCGCGGCGGAACCTGTTCTCCAGCATATCCAACAGCATCTTAACGTTGGTTTGCTTATGGCTACTGTGGACGCTGATCCCACCATTGCTGAATTGGGCCATCATAAAAGCCAGCTGGACAGGCTCAACACGATCGGATTGCACCAGTGACGGCGCGTGCTGGGTATTCGTTCACGCCCGTTTCGAACAATTCATGTACGGGTTGTATCCACGGGAAGAACTCTGGCGCATCAACTTCGCACTGGTGCTGGCGCTGATCAGCATTCTGCCGATGTTCTGGCGCAACATACCGCGTCGCGGCCGTTATATCGCCATCTGGTGTATCGTCTATCCGTTGATCGCCTGGTGGTTGCTGTTCGGTGGCTTTGGCGGTCTGACCCGCGTGGAAACACGCCAGTGGGGCGGCCTGACGCTAACCATCATTATCGCGGCCATCGGCATCGCCGGTGCGTTGCCGTTGGGGATCCTGCTGGCGCTGGGACGCCGCTCCAACATGCCGGTACTTCGTGCGCTATGCGTGATTTTTATCGAGTTCTGGCGTGGCGTACCGCTGATTACAGTGTTGTTTATGTCCTCCGTGATGTTGCCGCTATTCCTGACGGAAGGCACCAATATCGACAAGCTGCTGCGCGCGTTGGTTGGGGTCATCCTGTTCCAGTCGGCGTATGTGGCGGAAGTGGTGCGCGGCGGCTTGCAAGCATTGCCAAAAGGGCAATATGAAGCGTCGCAGTCTCTGGCTCTGGGTTACTGGCGCATGCAAGGATTGG
Encoded here:
- a CDS encoding amino acid ABC transporter permease, translating into MTMTTHTPSHPTPINYAITWARRNLFSSISNSILTLVCLWLLWTLIPPLLNWAIIKASWTGSTRSDCTSDGACWVFVHARFEQFMYGLYPREELWRINFALVLALISILPMFWRNIPRRGRYIAIWCIVYPLIAWWLLFGGFGGLTRVETRQWGGLTLTIIIAAIGIAGALPLGILLALGRRSNMPVLRALCVIFIEFWRGVPLITVLFMSSVMLPLFLTEGTNIDKLLRALVGVILFQSAYVAEVVRGGLQALPKGQYEASQSLALGYWRMQGLVILPQALKMVIPGLVNTIIALFKDTSLVIIIGLFDLFSSIQQATVDPAWLGMSTEGYVFAAIIYWIFCFSMSRYSQHLEKRFDTGHKSH